A section of the Halogranum gelatinilyticum genome encodes:
- a CDS encoding IclR family transcriptional regulator: MSENRTGKRIEASGRTLELLRTVAAIGPASATEIATELGFAKSTAYYHLETLADFEFVVRRHDGYQLSMNFLSMGHDLVNQLDIYQVGKPQIDRLAEETGELCILMTEEHGYGYYIYDNRGEGAVNFDTIGHRKHLHNNALGKAVLAHMDERRVDEILDRHGLPPTTDRTITDRAALKEELATARSEGVAFDREEQLNGLCCIAAPLLDSDSGDDREVKGAISVAVPASRARGTYFNEELPMAVSDTANLVELELQDY, translated from the coding sequence ATGAGCGAGAACCGGACGGGAAAACGGATCGAAGCCTCGGGGCGAACCCTCGAGCTACTCCGGACAGTCGCCGCTATCGGACCGGCGTCGGCGACGGAGATTGCCACCGAACTCGGCTTCGCGAAGAGCACGGCGTACTACCATCTGGAGACGCTGGCCGACTTCGAGTTCGTCGTCCGTCGGCACGACGGCTACCAACTCAGTATGAACTTCCTCAGCATGGGCCACGACCTGGTCAACCAACTCGACATCTACCAGGTCGGCAAGCCGCAGATCGACCGACTCGCGGAGGAGACCGGCGAGCTGTGTATTCTGATGACCGAAGAACACGGCTACGGCTACTACATCTACGACAACCGCGGCGAGGGTGCGGTCAACTTCGACACCATCGGCCACCGGAAACATCTCCACAACAACGCGCTGGGAAAGGCCGTGCTTGCGCACATGGACGAACGCCGCGTCGACGAGATCCTCGACCGTCACGGTCTCCCGCCGACGACGGACCGGACCATCACCGACCGAGCAGCCCTCAAAGAGGAACTGGCGACAGCCCGCTCCGAGGGCGTCGCGTTCGACCGCGAAGAGCAACTGAACGGACTCTGTTGTATCGCCGCCCCGCTCTTGGACTCCGACTCCGGTGACGACCGCGAGGTGAAGGGTGCGATTAGTGTCGCCGTCCCGGCGAGTCGTGCGCGAGGGACGTACTTTAACGAAGAGTTGCCGATGGCTGTCTCCGACACGGCGAACCTCGTCGAACTGGAGCTACAGGACTACTGA